Genomic window (Vulpes lagopus strain Blue_001 chromosome 6, ASM1834538v1, whole genome shotgun sequence):
ATGCATAGAGTTCTTGGTTAGAATAGTCTATTTGCATTTGGTTGCTAAAACTCATAATTTAgaacattctaaaaaaataaccagaaagtACCAAAGAAAGAGAGTGGGAGATCTTAGCCATTAACTTAATAAGATGTTTGCTAAGAAAAGCAACAGTAGATCCTGTCTAGAAGTGAAAGGCTTTTAACCTTGGCTCTCAAAGCCGCTTCTAACCATATGACTTCTGGAAAATGGACATATAAGTTGATGAAATCTTGAGAATTCTCACTTTATTCAGAGAAAAgtgggaaaaatgtgtattctttttattttcctttagggaAGGATGAAAGTTGAAACAGCTACCGTTGAAAGATGATTGACAAAGGGGAGGAGAATCAAAATTACTAACTCTTTGATGGAGTCATAGTCTTCAGAACTCTATGAGGAAGAACTATACCATTGCTAGATTTCCTTCAAAATGATGCTAATAATATaacttcttttcttaaaacttCTCTTGACTTAACCAATGTCGACTAACTCCATAGTTTATGATTAAATAATACCTTCAtgattccctctctttctcactctaaaTTCTTATCTTTCCACACTTCTAAATAAgcaatatattttgctttttgaatttCAAGTCATTTCTGGAAAATAGTTCTCTTCAACTATTCTTTGTATggattccaatttttttttccttctctaacaGTACTCACCgtgttctcttattttttgtaaaattaatacATGAATTTACAGCTTAACACCCCTCTGTCATATTAGGCTGCAGATTCCTTGAAATTAAGACATATGCTATTCATATATTTATCCTCCAGGGCCAGTGCAGCATTTGAAACATAatagacactcaataaacatttagtaagtgaaatatatttttcattaaaatgtattgtGTCTTGGGGaaacttggtggctcagtggttgggtgtttacctttggctcagatcataatcccggggtcctgggatggagtcctgcctctccctctccctatgtctctgcctctctctctctgtctctgtctcccatgaataaataaatttttaaaaaatgtattctgtcTTTTAAAGCTTCACAATCTTTTTGACAGCGTCCTTGAATGCTTGCTTCACTTGCTGATTTCTTAGAGTATAAATGAAGGGGTTTAACAATGGAGTAATTGAGGTAATGAGTACAGCTATTCCTTTGTTGAAAGAACCTTCTTCTTTTGCAGAGGGATTAATGTACATAAACATGCAGCTGCCATAAGAGAGGGATATGACAATCATGTGGGAAGAACAAGTAGAAAAAGcctttttcctttgctgggcagaaggGATCCTCAAAATGGTCCTGATAATGTACGTATAAGAAAATGTCACCAGCAATAGAGTAACCACCAGAGTCACAACTGCCAAGAAGATGACCATCACTTCTAGGATGCTTGTGTCTGAGCAGGCAAGCTCCAGAAGGGGCCCATAATCACAGTAATAGTGATTCAGAATATTGGAGGCACAGAAATCCACCTGGCTCATCAGGATGATTGGGGGTAAGATAGCTAGGAATCCTCCCAGCCAGGAGCAGAACACGAGTTGTATGCAGACCCGATTGCTCATAATGATCAGATAATGCAGGGGTTTGCATATGGCAACATAGCGGTCATAGGACATAGAAGCCAAGAGATAAAATTCTGTTGCCCCAAGAAATATAGCAAAAAAATATTGAACCAAGCATCCAGCAAAACTGATGACTTTATTTCCTGTTGTCACGCTGGTCAGAAATCTGGGAATAAAAATGGATGTGAAGGAAACTTCTAAGAAGGAGAAATTCCGGAGGAAGAAATACATGGGGGTCTGGAGGTGAGGATCTACTAGAGTGAGAATGATGATAGTCAAATTTCCTAGGACACTTAGTATGTAGGtgatgaaaagaaagatgaatatgaCAACCTGGATCTCAGGTTGATTTGTGAAGCCCAACAGAATAAACTCAGTAAATGTCCTGTTTTTCATTGCTGACCTTTAGGAGACCTCAAGGAAAGAGGTGAGTGATGAAAATTCAAGTTTCTCAGGGTAGGAGAGACAAAGCCGATCCTAATGAGTCATGTCATATAATACTCCCTATTCAGTTGACCCAAACCAGCATCACATTGCATTGGACTTGGCTCTATGGAAGCCCAATATCTTCTATGTGAATGACCTAAttcctaaaatctttttaatcCTCAAAGGAATATATCCTGGATATATTCctagacacttaacagactattACAGaataattactcttttttttttcagaagaaaaaccATTTTGAACCTATCCTTTACTCTCAAAATGCTTATGAAATCTCCACATTTAAGTCATTTTGCTCTGACTCTATTAATTTCTCATGCTTTTGTGCTCTTGgtagaaatatttatatcagatTGGGTTTTccatgctttcctttcctttctttatgcccctcccccttccctgtaCTACTTAGCCTTTCACTGGCTGTCTGCCAGAGATCATCATCTCCATTATTATCCAAGTCTCTGACTTCCTTGTTTCAACAACTGATAGGAGATAGGAAATTGCTCAAAAAGATATGGTTGAAGGTTTTGATgcataagtgatttttttctgcaGCCCATATTTCTTTGGAAGCATAAATTTGTAATAGGCCTTTAATATTTTTGGGTCAATACTATCGCATATTATATCATGAGGATTTTTGACTACACGAACAAGGCTCTGTTGTCAACAAATCGTATTAATTAGCATTTTCTTATATGTTTCTCTGCCATGTTCGAATTCTTGTGGCTAGATTTGTGATATATCTCTGAGAGTAGAGATCTTGAGCTATCCACAGACAATAGCTCGGAATGGATTTTGCTCAAAGTCTTAAAGAGTTCTCAATGGCAAATTAAGGATGACAGTTTATCATGCCTCAAAATTTCCCATTCTCTATTCTTGATGTATAGAAACCAGGAAGAGGGACATTCATGTTTCTGACAAGAAGAGTCCTTTGGAGATAAATTAGTAACCCCTAAGAAAGGAGAATTTGCTGGTGGTATCCtgcatgcatttttttatttttctgattcagAGGCAAAGACAATATAAAAGGCCCTTCTAATTCACATGCATATAGGTtagaaaaaatcatattttcagaaTTGTTCTTCTCAATCTCTCCATTATTCCATACAGCTGTTGCAGGAACTAGATGATATTAAGCTTTGACTTGGATTTGCCGATAGCCTCCCTTTCCTGTTTGTACTAACCTGTGGTCTTTGGCAAGTAGGGCATTTTCATCCCGATTTTCACAATTGATTGACTTCATGatccacatttataaaataataacatcagTGACTTTAAAAACGTACAATGCTTGCACCCTTGACAATCTGAATGACTGCAGTAGGATGCTTCCGTTGTCGTACCTAAGAGGTAAATAAATCAAAGGTGAGATGTGCCATGAGAGTCCCTAAGTAGTATAAAATTTAAAGTGCTATCTATTGGCTCCCCATCCATATTCTaaccttctcttctttttgttgctGGAGTCACTAGCCATAGGtggctatttattcatttgtttgttttaagcaattgaattataattgacatacaggattacattagtttcagatatgcaacatagtgattttatatttttatgcattatgGAATGGTCACTACACTAGGCCTAGTTACTACCACCATAAAAGTTATTACAGAATTATTGATTATCACTTATgtgtacattacatccctgtgacttattttgcAACTGAAAatttgtgcctcttaatccccttcacctattttgcttCCCTCTCCCCACATTCTCCCTGCTCTggtttgtttcttagattccacatataaacaTTGTACTCTTAATGAAAGCACCCAAGTCAGTGGGGCTTACCTAGGAAGCACATTATCTTCCATAGTATGGATCCAAATCAGAATTA
Coding sequences:
- the LOC121493922 gene encoding olfactory receptor 6C4, producing MKNRTFTEFILLGFTNQPEIQVVIFIFLFITYILSVLGNLTIIILTLVDPHLQTPMYFFLRNFSFLEVSFTSIFIPRFLTSVTTGNKVISFAGCLVQYFFAIFLGATEFYLLASMSYDRYVAICKPLHYLIIMSNRVCIQLVFCSWLGGFLAILPPIILMSQVDFCASNILNHYYCDYGPLLELACSDTSILEVMVIFLAVVTLVVTLLLVTFSYTYIIRTILRIPSAQQRKKAFSTCSSHMIVISLSYGSCMFMYINPSAKEEGSFNKGIAVLITSITPLLNPFIYTLRNQQVKQAFKDAVKKIVKL